A DNA window from Selenomonadales bacterium contains the following coding sequences:
- a CDS encoding permease yields the protein MQWLSEAIGNSLLNIGVDIGGQIGASVRFFLYDTIKIMILFNVLILLISYIQSYFPPKRAKRILGRFHGIGANCAAALLGTVTPFCSCSSIPIFIGFTRAGLPLGVTFSFLISSPMVDLGSLVLLMSIFGWKVAVAYVLLGLGIAVVGGLVIEYLRLEDEIEEEIGDVRSIDDAQEDAPFIERARFAWECMTFTARKVAPYILVGVGIGAFIHNWIPENFIVRVLGSDNPFGVVIATIAGAPVYADIFGVIPIAEALLAKGAQLGVVLSFMMAVTTLSLPSIIMLRKAVKPKLLGVFILVCIIGIIIVGYSFNAAEYLLI from the coding sequence ATGCAGTGGCTAAGTGAGGCGATCGGCAATAGTCTGCTCAACATAGGGGTGGATATCGGCGGTCAGATCGGGGCAAGTGTGCGGTTCTTCCTTTATGATACGATCAAGATCATGATCCTGTTTAATGTATTGATATTGTTGATATCGTATATCCAGAGCTATTTTCCGCCCAAGCGTGCGAAACGTATTCTCGGACGATTTCATGGTATTGGTGCCAATTGTGCGGCGGCTCTTCTCGGCACGGTGACACCGTTCTGTTCTTGTTCGTCCATTCCGATCTTTATCGGTTTTACGCGGGCGGGGCTGCCGCTCGGAGTTACATTTTCTTTTCTTATATCGTCGCCGATGGTTGATCTTGGTTCGCTTGTCCTGTTGATGAGTATTTTCGGCTGGAAGGTTGCCGTCGCATATGTGCTGTTGGGGCTGGGCATTGCTGTTGTCGGCGGATTGGTGATCGAGTATCTGCGCTTAGAGGATGAAATAGAGGAGGAGATTGGAGATGTTCGTTCGATTGACGATGCACAGGAAGATGCTCCTTTCATTGAGCGGGCGCGATTCGCGTGGGAGTGTATGACCTTTACTGCACGCAAGGTTGCTCCGTATATCCTGGTTGGTGTCGGTATCGGTGCATTTATACATAATTGGATACCCGAGAACTTTATTGTTCGAGTGCTTGGATCGGATAATCCGTTCGGCGTTGTGATCGCCACGATTGCGGGTGCGCCTGTTTATGCAGATATTTTTGGCGTGATCCCGATTGCTGAGGCACTATTGGCGAAAGGTGCACAGCTCGGAGTAGTGCTGTCGTTCATGATGGCTGTGACGACGTTGTCTCTGCCGTCAATCATCATGCTTCGCAAGGCTGTCAAACCGAAACTGCTTGGTGTATTCATCTTGGTCTGCATTATCGGTATCATTATCGTTGGATACTCTTTCAATGCGGCAGAATATCTGCTAATATGA